The Mycetohabitans endofungorum genome contains a region encoding:
- a CDS encoding RluA family pseudouridine synthase yields the protein MTRSNDRSSAGVDPHDYSPSESSARLDEQVARVPPALAGERLDKVLARLFPAFSRSRLQTWIDAGRVTLDGAPARLRQPVPPGATVRLVPDLLPQALAFAPEPVPLPIVYEDDTLVVIDKPAGLVVHPAAGNWSGTLLNGLLHRYPDAAGLPRAGIVHRLDKDTSGLMVVARTLAAQTDLVRQLQARTVKRRYIALAWGVTPPSGCIDAPIGRDPRERTRMAVIAGAAGKAARTHFETVASGVWAGQPVSRLRCDLETGRTHQIRVHLAHTGHPLLGDPLYGRVRNARQRPALPAGFARQALHAWRLALVHPATHAPVAWRSAMPEDLAQLAAALGLADTPDDEAATIDFAQQHAYDDGGSVADDEEDEFE from the coding sequence ATGACTCGTTCAAATGACCGGTCCAGCGCCGGCGTCGATCCGCACGATTATAGCCCAAGCGAAAGCTCGGCCCGCCTCGACGAGCAGGTTGCGCGGGTACCGCCGGCGTTGGCGGGCGAGCGGCTGGACAAGGTCCTTGCGCGACTGTTCCCCGCCTTCTCGCGCAGCCGCCTGCAGACGTGGATCGACGCGGGGCGCGTGACGTTGGACGGCGCACCGGCGCGGCTGCGCCAGCCAGTGCCGCCGGGTGCGACCGTGCGGCTTGTGCCGGACCTGCTACCGCAAGCGCTGGCGTTCGCGCCGGAGCCGGTGCCATTGCCAATCGTCTACGAGGACGACACCTTGGTTGTGATCGACAAGCCGGCCGGGCTGGTCGTGCACCCGGCTGCGGGCAATTGGAGTGGCACGCTGCTCAACGGCCTGCTGCATCGCTATCCGGACGCTGCCGGACTGCCGCGTGCGGGCATTGTGCACCGTCTGGACAAGGACACCTCAGGCCTCATGGTGGTCGCGCGGACGTTGGCTGCGCAGACAGATCTGGTCAGGCAGTTGCAGGCGCGCACGGTCAAGCGTCGCTATATTGCGCTTGCCTGGGGCGTGACGCCGCCGAGCGGATGCATCGACGCGCCGATCGGACGGGATCCGCGCGAGCGTACGCGCATGGCGGTGATCGCCGGGGCCGCCGGCAAGGCCGCGCGCACGCACTTCGAGACCGTGGCCAGCGGCGTGTGGGCCGGACAACCGGTATCGAGGCTGCGTTGTGATTTGGAGACCGGGCGCACGCATCAGATCCGCGTACATCTTGCCCATACCGGCCACCCGCTGCTTGGCGACCCGCTGTATGGCCGCGTGCGCAACGCGCGGCAACGGCCCGCGCTGCCCGCCGGCTTCGCACGCCAGGCGCTGCATGCGTGGCGGCTCGCGCTGGTGCACCCGGCCACCCACGCGCCGGTGGCGTGGCGCTCGGCGATGCCGGAGGACCTGGCGCAATTGGCCGCCGCGCTCGGACTGGCGGACACACCCGATGACGAAGCCGCGACAATCGACTTCGCACAGCAACACGCCTACGACGACGGCGGCAGTGTTGCCGACGATGAAGAGGACGAGTTCGAATGA
- a CDS encoding Tex family protein, whose translation MTDNVALKIVQRIATELNVQPRQVAAAVQLLDEGSTVPFIARYRKEVTGNLDDTQLRLLEERLLYLRELEDRRAAILQSIDEQGKLTDELRTAILAADAKQTLEDLYLPYKPKRRTRAQIAREAGLQPLADALLADPTRDPQAQAARFVDADKGIANLKAALDGARDILSEQFGETAELLGRLRDYLWNQGVVISTVVEGKEKEEGEKFRDYYDYAETIKTVPSHRALALFRGRNAGVLFVKLGLGEELDAQVPHPGEAMIARHFGITNQGRPADKWLSDVCRWCWRVKVQPHLENDLLTQLRERAEHEAINVFARNLKDLLLAAPAGPRAVIGLDPGLRTGVKVAVVDRTGKLLATDTIYPHEPRRDWDGSLARLARLAQATQAELISIGNGTASRETDKLASELIARHPELKLQKIVVSEAGASVYSASELAAKEFPELDVSLRGAVSIARRLQDPLAELVKIEPKAIGVGQYQHDVNQRELARTLDAVVEDCVNAVGVDANTASIALLARVSGLNATLARNIVEYRDTHGPFPSREHLKKVPRLGDKTFEQAAGFLRINSGENPLDRSAVHPEAYPVVERILAKINKSVSDVMGNRDVLSKLSAAEFVDERFGLPTVRDILGELEKPGRDPRPEFKTATFREGVETLADLSPGMILEGVVTNVAAFGAFIDIGVHQDGLVHVSAMSTKFVKDPHEVVKAGQVVTVKVLEVDLKRQRISLTMRLSDDATAGGAGTGSAASRDQDTGGRGGQGRGGRSRETEPQSAMAAAFAKLKLR comes from the coding sequence ATGACGGACAACGTAGCACTGAAAATCGTACAGCGCATCGCCACCGAGTTGAATGTCCAGCCACGGCAGGTCGCCGCCGCCGTACAACTGCTTGACGAAGGATCAACGGTTCCGTTCATCGCGCGCTACCGTAAGGAAGTCACCGGCAACTTGGACGACACGCAACTGCGCTTGCTCGAGGAGCGGCTGCTGTACCTGCGCGAGCTGGAGGATCGTCGCGCGGCGATTCTGCAAAGCATTGACGAGCAGGGTAAGCTGACTGATGAATTGCGCACCGCGATTCTAGCTGCTGACGCGAAACAAACGCTCGAGGATCTCTACCTGCCATACAAGCCCAAGCGTCGCACCCGGGCGCAAATCGCGCGCGAGGCGGGGTTGCAGCCTCTGGCAGATGCGTTGCTCGCGGATCCGACGCGCGATCCGCAAGCGCAAGCCGCCCGCTTCGTCGATGCCGACAAAGGCATTGCCAACCTCAAGGCAGCATTGGACGGCGCGCGCGACATCCTGTCCGAACAGTTCGGTGAAACCGCCGAGTTGCTGGGCCGACTGCGCGACTATCTGTGGAACCAGGGCGTAGTGATCTCCACTGTCGTCGAGGGCAAGGAAAAAGAGGAAGGCGAGAAATTCCGCGATTACTACGATTACGCGGAGACGATCAAGACGGTGCCGTCGCACCGCGCGCTCGCGCTGTTCCGAGGCCGCAATGCCGGCGTGCTGTTCGTCAAGCTTGGCCTAGGCGAGGAACTCGATGCACAAGTGCCGCATCCTGGCGAAGCGATGATCGCGCGCCACTTCGGCATTACCAACCAAGGGCGGCCGGCCGACAAGTGGCTCAGCGACGTGTGCCGCTGGTGCTGGCGCGTGAAGGTGCAACCGCATTTGGAAAACGACCTGCTGACCCAGTTGCGCGAGCGCGCCGAGCACGAAGCGATCAATGTGTTCGCGCGAAACTTAAAGGACCTATTGCTGGCCGCGCCGGCTGGCCCCAGGGCGGTGATCGGGTTGGACCCGGGGCTACGCACCGGCGTCAAGGTGGCGGTAGTCGACCGCACCGGCAAGCTGCTGGCCACCGATACGATTTATCCACATGAACCGCGCCGCGATTGGGACGGGTCGCTGGCTCGGCTCGCGCGGCTCGCCCAAGCGACGCAGGCTGAGCTGATCAGCATCGGCAACGGCACCGCATCACGCGAAACCGACAAGCTGGCCAGCGAGCTGATCGCACGACATCCTGAACTGAAGCTGCAAAAAATCGTCGTCTCCGAGGCGGGCGCGTCAGTGTACTCGGCGTCGGAACTGGCGGCGAAGGAATTCCCCGAACTGGACGTATCGCTGCGCGGTGCGGTCTCGATCGCGCGCCGCCTACAGGATCCGCTCGCCGAGCTGGTGAAGATCGAGCCGAAGGCAATTGGTGTGGGCCAATACCAACATGACGTCAATCAGCGAGAATTGGCACGCACGCTGGATGCGGTCGTCGAGGATTGCGTCAACGCGGTGGGCGTGGACGCGAATACCGCATCGATTGCGCTGCTTGCCCGGGTATCTGGCCTGAACGCAACACTCGCACGCAACATCGTCGAGTATCGCGACACCCATGGCCCCTTCCCGTCCCGGGAGCACTTGAAAAAGGTGCCGCGCCTGGGCGACAAGACCTTCGAGCAGGCGGCCGGCTTCCTGCGCATCAACTCTGGTGAGAACCCGCTGGACCGCTCGGCAGTGCACCCAGAAGCCTATCCGGTGGTCGAGCGCATCCTCGCGAAGATCAACAAGTCGGTGTCCGATGTGATGGGCAATCGTGACGTGCTGTCGAAGCTGTCCGCAGCCGAATTCGTCGACGAACGCTTTGGCTTGCCCACCGTGCGAGACATCCTGGGCGAACTCGAAAAGCCGGGGCGCGACCCACGGCCCGAGTTCAAGACTGCGACGTTCCGCGAAGGCGTCGAGACGCTTGCCGACCTGTCGCCCGGGATGATTCTCGAAGGCGTGGTCACCAACGTCGCGGCATTCGGCGCGTTCATCGATATTGGCGTGCACCAGGATGGGCTCGTGCACGTGTCCGCGATGTCAACGAAGTTCGTGAAGGACCCGCACGAGGTCGTCAAAGCGGGCCAGGTTGTCACCGTTAAGGTCCTCGAGGTAGACCTGAAACGGCAGCGCATCTCGCTGACAATGCGTCTGTCAGACGACGCCACGGCAGGCGGGGCCGGCACGGGCAGCGCAGCATCGCGTGACCAAGATACCGGTGGACGCGGCGGTCAGGGCCGCGGCGGACGCAGCCGGGAGACGGAACCGCAAAGCGCGATGGCAGCCGCGTTCGCCAAGCTCAAACTGCGCTGA
- the phaC gene encoding class I poly(R)-hydroxyalkanoic acid synthase — MRPLFDGWLNAWRQFTDPATWPQRMTAMQQAVVAQPAARGADERAGGAEDGKGRADLPHGGATAAPMAGLATLFGPAWASAFGPALTASPFVFALLHAAGGLSNVPAALTNPFASLGAVPSVRFDPQRLQALQHDYLHECQTLIERALKFTPGSADIDALFEPGDRRFSADEWKATPTYALAAAWYLLNSRYLNKLADALDADAKTRERIRFVVEQWIAAASPSNFLALNPEAQKMLLDTQGESLRQGIANLLADLQRGKISQTDESRFVVGKNLASTEGWVVFENELIQLIQYTPRTPTVYERPLLVVPPCINKFYILDLQPDNSLVRYALDEGHLVFLISWRNADASIAHKTWDDYIADGVLAAIDATRDITGREQLNTLGFCVGGTLLATALAVCAARGERPAASMTLLTAMLDFGDTGVLDVFVDEAHVAMREQTIGAKGGGAPGLMRGVEFANTFSFLRPNDLVWNYVVDHYLKGRTPAPLDLLYWNSDSTNLPGPMYARYLRQTYLENRLRVPGGVTVCGEPVDLAQIDVPTFIYGSRDDHIVPWRTAYASTSLLSGPLKFVLGASGHIAGVINPPAKNKRSYWAIEGETRALPNDPEQWLQQSTQRPGSWWPEWSGWLAQYGGKRIKARAKSGNATYLPIEPAPGRYVLVRDV, encoded by the coding sequence ATCCGACCTCTGTTCGACGGCTGGCTAAACGCATGGCGCCAGTTCACGGACCCGGCCACTTGGCCGCAACGAATGACGGCCATGCAGCAGGCCGTGGTCGCACAGCCGGCGGCGCGCGGCGCAGACGAGCGCGCGGGTGGCGCAGAGGACGGCAAGGGCCGCGCCGATTTGCCACACGGCGGCGCAACTGCCGCGCCTATGGCTGGACTGGCCACGTTGTTCGGTCCGGCATGGGCCAGTGCATTCGGTCCCGCGCTGACTGCGTCGCCGTTTGTGTTTGCGCTGCTCCATGCCGCCGGCGGGCTGTCGAATGTGCCGGCCGCGTTGACGAACCCGTTTGCGTCGCTCGGTGCGGTGCCCAGCGTGAGATTCGATCCGCAGCGATTGCAAGCGCTGCAGCATGACTATCTGCACGAGTGCCAGACATTGATCGAGCGCGCGTTGAAATTCACGCCGGGCTCGGCGGACATCGACGCGCTGTTTGAGCCGGGCGACCGCCGTTTCAGCGCCGACGAATGGAAGGCGACGCCGACCTACGCGCTGGCGGCGGCGTGGTACCTGCTCAACTCGCGCTATCTGAACAAGCTTGCGGATGCACTGGATGCGGATGCGAAGACGCGCGAGCGGATCCGTTTCGTCGTCGAGCAGTGGATCGCTGCGGCATCGCCAAGCAATTTTCTTGCGCTCAATCCGGAAGCGCAAAAGATGCTGCTCGACACCCAGGGAGAAAGCCTGCGGCAGGGCATCGCGAACTTGTTGGCGGACCTGCAACGCGGCAAGATCTCGCAGACCGACGAATCGCGTTTCGTGGTCGGCAAGAACCTGGCGAGTACCGAAGGCTGGGTCGTGTTCGAGAACGAGTTGATCCAGCTGATCCAATACACGCCACGCACGCCGACGGTCTACGAGCGGCCGCTGCTGGTCGTGCCGCCGTGCATCAACAAATTCTACATTCTGGACTTGCAGCCGGACAATTCGCTGGTGCGCTATGCGCTCGACGAGGGCCACCTCGTGTTTCTGATATCGTGGCGCAATGCGGATGCGTCGATTGCACACAAGACGTGGGACGACTATATCGCCGACGGCGTGCTCGCGGCGATCGATGCTACGCGCGACATTACCGGCCGTGAGCAGCTCAATACGCTCGGCTTCTGCGTCGGTGGCACGCTGCTCGCGACGGCGCTGGCCGTGTGTGCCGCGCGTGGCGAGCGCCCGGCGGCGTCGATGACGCTGCTCACCGCGATGCTGGATTTCGGCGACACCGGTGTGCTCGATGTGTTCGTTGATGAGGCGCACGTCGCGATGCGCGAACAGACGATTGGCGCAAAAGGGGGCGGCGCGCCAGGCCTGATGCGCGGCGTCGAGTTTGCGAACACGTTCTCGTTCCTGCGGCCAAACGACCTGGTATGGAACTACGTGGTCGACCATTACTTGAAGGGACGCACGCCGGCACCATTGGACCTGCTGTACTGGAACAGCGATTCAACGAATTTGCCGGGGCCCATGTATGCGCGCTATCTGCGCCAGACGTATTTAGAGAACCGCTTGCGCGTGCCGGGCGGCGTGACGGTGTGCGGGGAGCCGGTGGATCTGGCCCAGATCGACGTGCCCACGTTCATCTATGGATCAAGGGACGACCACATCGTGCCGTGGCGCACCGCGTACGCATCGACGTCGCTGCTTAGCGGTCCGCTCAAGTTCGTGCTTGGCGCATCCGGTCACATTGCGGGGGTGATCAATCCGCCGGCCAAGAACAAGCGCAGTTATTGGGCGATCGAAGGGGAAACACGCGCGTTGCCAAATGACCCCGAGCAATGGCTCCAGCAATCCACGCAGCGGCCCGGGAGCTGGTGGCCGGAATGGTCGGGGTGGCTGGCGCAGTACGGCGGCAAACGGATCAAGGCGCGAGCGAAGTCCGGCAATGCGACATACCTGCCGATTGAACCCGCGCCGGGCCGTTATGTCCTCGTGCGCGACGTATAA
- the pgeF gene encoding peptidoglycan editing factor PgeF, with product MNPIGAPTSQRFAELTLSDCIVPDWRVSQRVCALMTTRAGGVSCGAYGVLRNQQCAPGGLNLGLHTGDDMEAVRENRRRVLALAGAHAAWLEQVHGTRVVSADEVVGTDLLTADALGPKADASVTDRAGVVCAILVADCMPVLICDEAGRAVGAAHAGWRGLVGGVIEHTVGAVRALRARHEHAPGVLHAYLGPSIGPCAFEVGEEVRAAFLDASLPDERDATDAAFVELPSRAIDDVSRVDDVADVHGDGRCKYFGNLGALARLRLARVGVHHVSGPHACTFSDPARFYSYRRDRTTGRMAALIWLA from the coding sequence ATGAATCCGATCGGCGCCCCGACGTCCCAACGCTTTGCCGAGTTGACGCTATCCGACTGCATCGTGCCGGACTGGCGCGTGAGCCAGCGCGTGTGTGCGCTGATGACCACGCGCGCCGGCGGCGTGAGCTGCGGCGCATATGGCGTGCTGCGCAATCAGCAATGTGCGCCTGGCGGCCTGAACCTGGGGCTGCATACCGGCGATGACATGGAGGCGGTGCGCGAGAACCGTCGCCGCGTGCTCGCGCTGGCGGGTGCGCACGCCGCCTGGCTCGAGCAGGTGCATGGCACGCGCGTGGTCAGCGCCGACGAAGTGGTCGGGACCGATCTGCTGACAGCCGATGCGCTGGGGCCGAAGGCCGATGCCAGCGTGACCGACCGCGCCGGGGTGGTTTGCGCGATACTGGTGGCCGACTGCATGCCGGTGTTGATTTGCGACGAAGCCGGCCGGGCCGTGGGTGCCGCGCATGCCGGATGGCGCGGGCTCGTGGGCGGCGTGATCGAGCATACGGTCGGTGCGGTGCGCGCGTTGCGCGCGCGCCATGAGCACGCGCCCGGGGTGCTGCACGCGTATCTCGGTCCATCGATTGGTCCATGTGCGTTCGAAGTCGGGGAAGAGGTGCGCGCCGCGTTCCTCGACGCGTCGCTGCCGGACGAGCGTGATGCGACCGATGCAGCGTTCGTCGAGCTGCCCTCGCGTGCTATCGATGACGTTTCACGTGTCGATGACGTCGCCGATGTGCACGGCGATGGCCGATGCAAGTACTTCGGGAATCTTGGCGCGCTAGCCCGGCTGAGGCTGGCCCGGGTCGGCGTGCACCATGTGAGCGGGCCCCACGCGTGCACGTTCAGCGATCCGGCGCGCTTCTATTCCTATCGACGGGACCGCACGACGGGCCGCATGGCAGCATTGATCTGGTTGGCCTGA
- a CDS encoding ATP-dependent DNA helicase has product MTSTPELRPREPDSSPSIDGAPAAPTLTPDGLTVAPRRLAELGVIFAADGVLARHIDGYRPREAQLRMAQAVAAAIDATGRLPDAGALALAHTERPSRRLSAQRGERRAAPGAAPAGAASCDAEATAGDNTLIVEAGTGTGKTFAYLVPAMLWGGKVIVSTGTKHLQDQLFQRDIPTVRDALAVPVSIAMLKGRANYLCHYYLARTADNGRLPSRQDAAHLQEIVRFAKVTRSGDKAELASVPENAPVWSLVTSTRDNCLSQECPHYKDCFVMQARRDAQQADLVVVNHHLFFADIMLRDTGMAELLPSANTIIFDEAHQLPETATLFFGETLSTAQLLELARDSVAEGLLNARDAVEWTRLGATLERAARDVRLAFKQDSLRISQSQLGNEHPLFDALVGVEAALDELIAALTQQAERAEPLANCLRRARELRQMLDGWCGPGNAPAQVAPSAGSRQGTPLGAARQRGDVASASGSASGSVPPDDAGQFGDERVRWVEVFSHTVQLHQTPLSVAPIFAKQRAGTPRAWIFTSATLSVRGDFNHYATQMGLNARRSMTLSSPFDYPNQALLYVPRNLPQPSSPYFTDAVCDAALPAIEASGGGVFVLCTTLRAVDRMAARLRDAILARGWSYPLLVQGEASRTELLDRFRQYGNALLVGSQSFWEGVDVRGDALSLVVIDKLPFAPPDDPVLAARLDALTRKGLSPFAVHQLPQAVITLKQGAGRLIRAETDRGVLMICDPRLVDKPYGKRIWQSLPPFCRTREIDVVRTFFIGSAPANPSVDSHPMPQLA; this is encoded by the coding sequence TTGACCTCCACGCCTGAATTGCGTCCGCGCGAACCGGATAGTTCGCCCTCGATCGATGGTGCGCCGGCCGCGCCGACGCTGACCCCGGACGGACTCACTGTTGCTCCGCGCCGGCTCGCCGAACTCGGCGTGATCTTCGCTGCGGACGGTGTGTTGGCCCGTCATATCGACGGCTATCGGCCGCGTGAAGCGCAACTGCGCATGGCGCAAGCGGTCGCGGCGGCGATCGATGCGACAGGCCGCCTGCCGGATGCCGGTGCGCTTGCGCTGGCCCATACTGAACGTCCATCGCGGCGGCTCAGCGCGCAGCGCGGCGAGCGGCGCGCTGCGCCGGGCGCCGCGCCTGCCGGTGCCGCGTCGTGCGACGCGGAGGCTACAGCGGGCGACAATACGCTGATCGTCGAGGCCGGTACCGGCACTGGTAAGACCTTCGCGTATCTCGTGCCCGCGATGCTGTGGGGGGGCAAGGTGATCGTGTCCACTGGCACTAAGCATTTGCAGGACCAGCTGTTCCAGCGCGACATTCCGACAGTGCGCGACGCGCTCGCGGTTCCCGTATCGATCGCGATGCTCAAGGGGCGCGCGAACTACCTGTGTCACTATTACCTGGCGCGCACTGCCGACAACGGCCGGTTGCCGTCGCGGCAGGACGCCGCGCATTTACAGGAAATCGTGCGCTTCGCGAAGGTCACGCGCAGTGGTGACAAGGCCGAGTTGGCTAGCGTGCCGGAAAACGCGCCAGTGTGGTCACTGGTGACGTCCACACGCGACAATTGCCTATCGCAGGAGTGCCCGCATTACAAGGACTGCTTTGTGATGCAGGCGCGTCGCGATGCGCAGCAGGCTGATCTCGTGGTGGTCAATCACCATCTGTTTTTTGCTGACATCATGCTGCGCGACACCGGCATGGCGGAGTTGCTGCCCAGCGCGAACACGATTATCTTCGACGAGGCGCACCAACTGCCCGAGACCGCGACACTGTTTTTCGGCGAGACGTTGTCTACCGCGCAATTGCTCGAACTGGCCCGCGATAGCGTCGCCGAAGGCCTGCTCAACGCGCGCGATGCAGTTGAATGGACGCGGCTTGGCGCGACGCTGGAGCGCGCGGCGCGCGACGTCAGGCTCGCGTTTAAGCAGGATTCGCTACGCATCTCGCAGTCGCAACTCGGCAACGAGCATCCGCTGTTCGACGCGCTCGTCGGCGTCGAAGCGGCGCTCGATGAATTGATCGCGGCGCTCACGCAGCAAGCCGAACGCGCGGAGCCGCTGGCCAATTGCCTGCGGCGCGCCCGAGAACTGCGGCAGATGCTCGATGGCTGGTGCGGGCCGGGCAATGCGCCGGCGCAAGTCGCGCCATCTGCGGGCTCGCGGCAGGGCACGCCATTGGGCGCAGCGCGGCAGCGCGGCGACGTTGCATCGGCATCAGGATCCGCTTCGGGATCGGTGCCACCCGACGACGCGGGCCAATTCGGCGACGAGAGGGTGCGCTGGGTGGAAGTATTTTCCCACACGGTACAATTGCATCAGACACCGCTGTCTGTCGCTCCGATATTCGCGAAGCAGCGCGCGGGCACGCCTCGCGCGTGGATCTTTACGTCCGCGACGTTGTCCGTGCGGGGCGATTTTAACCACTACGCCACGCAAATGGGCCTGAACGCGCGTCGCTCGATGACGCTGTCCAGCCCGTTCGACTATCCCAATCAGGCATTACTGTACGTGCCGCGCAATTTGCCGCAGCCGTCATCGCCGTATTTTACGGACGCGGTGTGTGATGCCGCGCTGCCGGCGATTGAGGCGTCCGGCGGCGGCGTGTTCGTACTATGCACGACACTGCGGGCGGTCGACCGGATGGCCGCGCGATTGCGCGACGCCATCCTCGCGCGGGGATGGTCGTATCCGTTGCTGGTGCAAGGCGAGGCCAGCCGCACCGAGTTGCTGGACCGTTTCCGTCAATACGGCAACGCGCTCCTGGTGGGCAGCCAGAGCTTCTGGGAGGGCGTGGACGTGCGTGGCGACGCGTTGTCGCTGGTGGTCATCGATAAGCTGCCGTTTGCGCCGCCCGACGACCCGGTATTGGCCGCGCGGCTGGACGCATTGACGCGCAAGGGGCTGAGCCCGTTCGCGGTGCACCAGTTGCCGCAGGCAGTGATCACGCTGAAACAGGGCGCCGGCAGGTTGATCCGTGCCGAAACCGATCGCGGTGTGCTGATGATCTGCGATCCGCGCTTGGTCGACAAGCCGTACGGCAAACGCATCTGGCAAAGCCTGCCCCCGTTCTGTCGCACCCGCGAGATCGATGTGGTACGGACCTTTTTTATCGGCTCGGCGCCAGCGAATCCGTCCGTCGATTCACACCCGATGCCTCAGTTGGCGTGA
- a CDS encoding outer membrane protein assembly factor BamD, translated as MRVLNTLRIAAVTIAAAIVAGCHGLPEKTDETAAWTNQKLYSEAQDAFTAGDWSKCSKYFELLQGRDPFGHFAQQAQINVAYCQWKDNETAAAEQAVDRFIQLHPDHPDIAYAYYLKGLISFNDDLGLFGRFAGQDMSERDPKALRDSYDAFRVVVEKYPSSKYAPDAAQRMRYIVNALASHEVHTADYYYRRGAYVAAINRAQMVLKEYKNAPATEDALHVMILSYRALNQPQLADDTQRVLTSTFPDSPYVTGHARTLRKGEKPWYQFW; from the coding sequence ATGCGAGTGCTGAACACATTGAGGATCGCTGCCGTAACCATCGCAGCGGCGATCGTCGCCGGCTGCCACGGGCTACCCGAGAAAACGGACGAAACGGCAGCGTGGACCAATCAGAAATTATACTCGGAGGCCCAGGACGCCTTTACCGCCGGTGACTGGAGCAAGTGCTCAAAGTACTTCGAATTGCTGCAGGGGCGCGATCCGTTCGGTCATTTCGCGCAACAGGCGCAAATCAACGTCGCATACTGCCAATGGAAGGACAATGAAACAGCGGCGGCCGAACAAGCGGTAGACCGCTTCATCCAGTTGCACCCCGACCATCCGGATATCGCATACGCGTACTACTTGAAGGGCCTAATCAGCTTCAACGACGACCTGGGTCTATTCGGCCGCTTCGCCGGTCAGGACATGAGCGAGCGCGACCCGAAGGCGTTGCGTGACTCGTACGATGCGTTTCGCGTCGTCGTCGAGAAGTATCCGAGCAGCAAGTACGCGCCGGACGCCGCACAACGCATGCGTTACATCGTCAACGCATTGGCGTCGCACGAAGTGCACACCGCCGACTATTACTATCGGCGCGGCGCGTACGTTGCCGCGATCAATCGCGCGCAAATGGTGCTGAAGGAATACAAGAATGCGCCGGCCACCGAGGATGCGCTGCATGTGATGATATTGTCGTATCGCGCGCTGAACCAGCCGCAGCTCGCCGACGATACCCAGCGCGTGCTTACATCGACGTTTCCGGACAGCCCATACGTGACCGGTCACGCCCGCACACTGCGCAAGGGTGAAAAGCCGTGGTATCAATTCTGGTGA
- a CDS encoding DUF465 domain-containing protein, with amino-acid sequence MQHAYDADTVAIQSQIARLQDEHHDLDCLVNRVASVPGMSDLELQRLKKRKLKVKDTITLLQLQLGPDTHH; translated from the coding sequence ATGCAGCATGCATACGACGCTGACACGGTGGCAATCCAGAGCCAGATTGCTCGACTCCAGGATGAGCATCATGACCTGGACTGTCTGGTCAATCGGGTGGCTAGTGTGCCCGGCATGAGCGACCTCGAGCTGCAGCGGCTAAAAAAGCGCAAGCTGAAGGTCAAAGACACGATTACGCTGTTGCAGTTACAGCTGGGGCCAGATACCCATCATTGA